The Streptomyces sp. Alt3 genome has a segment encoding these proteins:
- a CDS encoding ectoine synthase — protein sequence MIVRSFSDIENTDRHVRSASGTWESKRIVLAKEKVGFSLHETVLYAGTETSMWYANHIEAVLCTEGEAELTNDETGEKHWISPGTMYLLNGHEHHTLRPKTDFRCVCVFNPPVTGREDHDENGVYPLLTEEG from the coding sequence GTGATCGTCCGATCTTTCAGTGACATCGAGAACACCGACCGGCACGTCAGGTCCGCTTCAGGTACCTGGGAGAGCAAGCGCATCGTGCTCGCCAAGGAGAAGGTGGGCTTCTCGCTCCACGAGACCGTGCTGTACGCGGGCACGGAGACGTCGATGTGGTACGCCAACCACATCGAGGCCGTCCTGTGCACCGAGGGCGAGGCCGAGCTCACCAACGACGAGACCGGCGAGAAGCACTGGATCTCCCCCGGGACGATGTACCTGCTGAACGGGCACGAGCACCACACACTGCGCCCCAAGACCGACTTCCGCTGCGTGTGCGTCTTCAATCCCCCCGTCACCGGACGGGAGGACCACGACGAGAACGGTGTATACCCGCTGCTGACAGAGGAGGGCTGA
- a CDS encoding pyridoxal-phosphate-dependent aminotransferase family protein has translation MTHPFLDLAPLTAARFAAIERRVAGLLDTEQDVVIMQGEALLPLEGCIRGGARPGSTALNIVTGPYGQTFGDWLRDCGAEVVDLSVPFHSAVTAEQVERALAEHPEIDFVSLVHAEAATGNTNPVAEIGEAVRAHGALFMVDAVASVGAEPLLPDAWGVDLCVIGAQKAMGGPAGVSMVSVSPRAWERMAANPQAPRRSYLSLLDWKARWIDGGRRALPHAPAQLEMLALDACLERIGADGPDTVMARHASAAAATRAGATALGGGLEPYVHEARDAAPVATTLRTPAGVDASELVAHALAADPSLPLIAGGGPLSKEMIRVNHYGVDATREAVLSSLAALGAALADAGRAPDSDAARAAVEETWPNS, from the coding sequence GTGACGCACCCATTCCTCGACCTCGCCCCGCTCACCGCCGCGCGTTTCGCAGCGATCGAGCGGCGGGTGGCCGGCCTCCTCGACACCGAGCAGGACGTCGTCATCATGCAGGGCGAGGCGCTGCTGCCCCTCGAAGGCTGCATCCGGGGCGGCGCCCGGCCCGGTTCGACCGCGCTGAACATCGTGACCGGTCCGTACGGCCAGACCTTCGGCGACTGGCTGCGCGACTGCGGCGCCGAGGTCGTCGACCTCTCGGTCCCCTTCCACTCCGCGGTCACCGCCGAGCAGGTGGAGCGGGCACTGGCGGAGCATCCGGAGATCGACTTCGTGTCGCTGGTGCACGCCGAGGCGGCGACCGGCAACACCAATCCGGTCGCGGAGATCGGCGAGGCGGTCCGGGCGCACGGGGCGCTGTTCATGGTGGACGCCGTCGCGTCGGTCGGCGCGGAGCCGCTGCTGCCGGACGCCTGGGGGGTGGACCTGTGCGTCATCGGCGCGCAGAAGGCCATGGGCGGCCCGGCCGGGGTGTCCATGGTGTCGGTGAGCCCGCGGGCCTGGGAGCGGATGGCGGCGAACCCGCAGGCCCCGCGCCGGTCCTACCTCTCCCTGCTGGACTGGAAGGCCCGCTGGATCGACGGGGGCCGCAGGGCGCTGCCGCACGCTCCCGCGCAGCTGGAGATGCTGGCGCTCGACGCGTGTCTGGAGCGGATCGGGGCGGACGGTCCGGACACGGTCATGGCACGGCACGCCTCGGCCGCCGCGGCGACCCGGGCCGGCGCCACGGCACTCGGCGGCGGGCTGGAGCCGTACGTCCACGAGGCCCGTGACGCGGCGCCCGTCGCGACGACACTGCGCACCCCGGCGGGTGTCGACGCCTCGGAACTGGTGGCGCACGCCTTGGCTGCCGACCCGTCGCTGCCGCTGATCGCGGGAGGCGGGCCGCTCTCGAAGGAGATGATCCGGGTCAACCACTACGGCGTGGACGCGACGCGGGAGGCGGTGCTGTCCTCGCTGGCCGCCCTGGGCGCCGCACTTGCGGACGCGGGCCGGGCGCCCGATTCCGATGCTGCCCGCGCAGCTGTCGAGGAAACCTGGCCGAACAGCTGA
- the thpD gene encoding ectoine hydroxylase, translating to MTTDVRADLYPSRGAAEMTTPRQGPVIWSAPGAPGPIAAKDLQSFEHDGFLAIDQLVTPDEVAGYRAELDRLVADPLVRADERSIIEPKTQSVRSVFEVHKLSEVFARLVRDERVVGRARQILGSDVYVHQSRINVKPGFGASGFYWHSDFETWHAEDGLPNMRAVSVSIALTENLDTNGGLMIMPGSHKSFVGCAGETPKDNYKKSLQMQDAGIPSDEVLTAMADRHGIKLFTGKAGSATWFDCNAMHGSGDNITPYARSNVFIVFNSVDNTAQEPFAAPVRRPDFIGARDFTPVK from the coding sequence ATGACCACCGATGTACGCGCCGACCTGTACCCCTCGCGCGGCGCCGCCGAGATGACCACTCCCCGCCAGGGCCCGGTCATCTGGTCCGCGCCGGGCGCGCCGGGACCGATCGCCGCGAAGGACCTGCAGTCCTTCGAGCACGACGGCTTCCTCGCCATCGACCAGCTCGTCACCCCCGACGAGGTGGCCGGCTACCGCGCCGAGCTGGACCGGCTGGTCGCCGACCCGCTGGTCCGCGCCGACGAACGCTCCATCATCGAACCCAAGACGCAGAGCGTGCGTTCCGTCTTCGAGGTCCACAAACTCAGCGAGGTCTTCGCCCGACTGGTCCGCGACGAACGCGTGGTGGGCCGCGCCCGCCAGATCCTGGGCTCGGACGTCTACGTCCACCAGTCCCGGATCAACGTCAAGCCCGGCTTCGGAGCCTCCGGCTTCTACTGGCACTCCGACTTCGAGACCTGGCACGCCGAGGACGGCCTGCCCAACATGCGGGCCGTGTCCGTCTCGATCGCCCTGACCGAGAACCTCGACACCAACGGCGGGCTCATGATCATGCCCGGCTCCCACAAGTCCTTCGTCGGCTGCGCCGGCGAGACACCCAAGGACAACTACAAGAAGTCCCTCCAGATGCAGGACGCCGGCATCCCCTCCGACGAGGTCCTCACCGCCATGGCCGACCGCCACGGCATCAAACTCTTCACCGGCAAGGCAGGCTCGGCCACCTGGTTCGACTGCAACGCCATGCACGGCTCCGGGGACAACATCACCCCCTACGCCCGCAGCAACGTCTTCATCGTCTTCAACAGCGTCGACAACACCGCCCAGGAACCCTTCGCGGCCCCCGTCCGCAGGCCCGACTTCATCGGCGCCCGCGACTTCACCCCGGTGAAGTAA
- a CDS encoding amidohydrolase family protein, with the protein MSDQEAAPVLRIKGRVLVGPDEVRDGLWAVDGRITYERPPGADGAETLTGWALPGLVDAHCHVGLDHQGPVDAATSEKQALTDREAGTLLIRDAGSPSDTRWVDEREDLPKIIRAGRHIARTRRYIRNFAHEIEPGDLVAYVAREARRGDGWVKLVGDWIDRDAGDLTACWPRGEVEAAIAEAHRLGARVTAHCFAEDSLRDLVEAGIDCVEHATGLTEDTIPLFAERGVAIVPTLVNIATFPALAAGGEAKFPRWSAHMRRLHERRYDTVRAAYDAGIPVFTGTDAGGSLAHGLIADEVAELVKAGIPALDALSATAWGARRWLGRPALEEGAPADLVVYDEDPRADVGVLAAPRAVVLNGRVMG; encoded by the coding sequence ATGAGCGATCAGGAGGCGGCGCCGGTGCTGCGGATCAAGGGGCGGGTGCTCGTCGGCCCCGACGAGGTCAGGGACGGACTCTGGGCCGTGGACGGCCGGATCACCTACGAGAGGCCCCCGGGCGCGGACGGCGCCGAGACCCTCACCGGCTGGGCGCTGCCCGGTCTCGTCGACGCCCACTGTCATGTGGGCCTCGACCACCAGGGCCCCGTGGACGCCGCGACCAGCGAGAAGCAGGCCCTGACCGACCGGGAGGCCGGCACGCTGCTCATCCGGGACGCCGGATCGCCCTCCGACACCCGGTGGGTGGACGAGCGCGAGGATCTGCCGAAGATCATCAGGGCGGGACGGCACATCGCCAGGACCCGTCGCTACATCCGCAACTTCGCCCATGAGATCGAGCCCGGCGACCTCGTCGCCTACGTCGCGCGGGAGGCGCGGCGCGGCGACGGCTGGGTGAAGCTGGTCGGCGACTGGATCGACCGAGACGCCGGGGACCTCACCGCCTGCTGGCCGCGCGGTGAGGTCGAGGCCGCGATCGCCGAGGCGCACCGGCTCGGGGCAAGGGTCACCGCCCACTGCTTCGCCGAGGACTCGCTGCGCGACCTGGTCGAGGCCGGGATCGACTGCGTCGAACACGCGACGGGGCTGACCGAGGACACCATCCCGCTCTTCGCGGAGCGTGGGGTGGCGATCGTCCCCACCCTCGTCAACATCGCCACCTTCCCCGCCCTCGCGGCGGGCGGCGAGGCCAAGTTCCCCCGCTGGTCCGCGCACATGCGACGGCTTCACGAGCGCCGGTACGACACCGTGCGCGCGGCGTACGACGCCGGGATCCCGGTCTTCACCGGCACGGACGCGGGCGGATCGCTGGCGCACGGCCTGATCGCCGACGAGGTCGCCGAACTGGTGAAGGCGGGCATTCCCGCCCTGGACGCGCTCTCCGCCACGGCCTGGGGCGCGCGCCGGTGGCTCGGCAGGCCCGCGCTGGAGGAAGGCGCCCCGGCGGACCTCGTGGTGTACGACGAGGACCC
- a CDS encoding helix-turn-helix domain-containing protein, whose translation MNRKELNPGSSPQAAYGARLRRSREARGWKQEDLAARMEYSSTHVSAVETGRKLPTLRFSRSTDLAFGVGDTKDSFEREWAEIRNGSLLEGFPEYVGFEERAVEIRLFEIGLVPGLLQTPQYARALAQGEVQRGAITPEQAEERVSFLAERQSATTRSKPPMMLVVMDESCLRHQVGGAEVMAAQLQRLVDFAALPNTVLQVSPFDVGARRAFNLPVNLLTMADRSMVGYAESQAQGHLDRETTHVLSMLTAYHHLQAEALSQAASVAMIQVMKGTVP comes from the coding sequence TTGAACCGCAAGGAGCTGAACCCCGGTAGCAGCCCACAAGCCGCCTACGGCGCGCGGTTACGCAGGTCACGCGAGGCTCGCGGGTGGAAGCAGGAAGACCTCGCGGCACGCATGGAGTATTCGAGTACGCACGTCTCTGCCGTGGAAACCGGCCGCAAGCTTCCGACTCTGCGTTTCTCGCGGAGTACCGACCTCGCCTTCGGAGTCGGAGACACCAAGGACAGCTTCGAACGCGAGTGGGCCGAGATCCGGAACGGCTCGCTGCTCGAAGGGTTCCCTGAGTACGTGGGGTTCGAAGAACGCGCGGTAGAGATCCGCCTGTTCGAGATCGGCCTCGTCCCGGGGCTTCTGCAAACACCCCAGTACGCACGCGCGCTGGCACAGGGCGAGGTCCAGCGCGGCGCAATCACTCCCGAACAGGCCGAGGAACGCGTCTCGTTCCTCGCTGAGCGTCAGTCCGCAACCACGCGAAGCAAGCCGCCGATGATGCTCGTGGTGATGGACGAGAGTTGCCTTCGGCACCAGGTCGGCGGCGCCGAAGTCATGGCCGCACAGCTTCAGCGACTGGTCGACTTCGCGGCCCTGCCCAACACGGTGCTCCAGGTGTCGCCTTTCGACGTGGGTGCGAGGCGAGCGTTCAACCTGCCGGTCAACCTGCTCACCATGGCTGACCGCAGCATGGTCGGCTACGCCGAGTCCCAGGCCCAGGGACACCTGGACCGCGAGACCACGCATGTCCTGTCCATGCTGACCGCCTACCATCACCTACAGGCCGAAGCGTTGTCGCAGGCGGCTTCCGTGGCCATGATCCAGGTGATGAAAGGGACGGTTCCGTGA
- a CDS encoding DUF397 domain-containing protein, translating into MTDEPRWHRSSYSSNGGNCIEVAPDLARPHGVVPVRDSKNPGGAVLNLPVASFASFVDGVRAGAFGKA; encoded by the coding sequence GTGACTGACGAGCCTCGCTGGCACAGGTCCTCCTACAGCTCGAACGGCGGCAACTGCATCGAGGTGGCCCCCGACCTCGCCCGCCCTCACGGCGTGGTTCCCGTCCGCGACTCCAAGAACCCGGGCGGCGCCGTCCTGAACCTGCCCGTCGCCTCCTTCGCCTCCTTCGTGGACGGCGTCAGGGCGGGAGCGTTCGGCAAGGCCTGA
- the ectA gene encoding diaminobutyrate acetyltransferase produces the protein MTAAPADVARARSEFLRIDTPRVEDGAALWRIARDSEVLDLNSSYSYLLWCRDFAATSVVARDENGDPIAFVTGYIRPDRPGTLVVWQVAVDQAHRGKGLAATLLDALTTRVASDQGLTSVETTITPDNTASDRLFTSFAQRHDVPLEHEVLFDGALFPEGTHLPEVLYRIGPF, from the coding sequence ATGACCGCCGCACCAGCAGATGTTGCACGTGCCCGAAGCGAATTCCTCAGAATCGACACCCCGCGAGTGGAGGACGGAGCCGCGCTCTGGCGCATCGCCCGCGACTCCGAGGTACTCGACCTCAACTCCTCGTACAGCTACCTGCTGTGGTGCCGTGACTTCGCGGCGACCTCCGTGGTCGCCCGTGACGAGAACGGCGACCCCATCGCCTTCGTGACCGGATACATCCGCCCCGACCGCCCCGGGACGCTCGTCGTCTGGCAGGTGGCCGTCGACCAGGCCCACCGTGGGAAGGGACTGGCGGCCACGCTGCTGGACGCGCTGACCACCCGGGTCGCCTCCGACCAGGGTCTGACGTCGGTCGAGACGACCATCACTCCGGACAACACCGCCTCCGACCGGCTGTTCACGTCCTTCGCACAGCGGCACGACGTGCCGCTGGAGCACGAGGTGCTCTTCGACGGGGCTCTGTTTCCCGAGGGGACGCACCTGCCGGAGGTTCTGTACCGCATCGGTCCCTTCTAG
- the ectB gene encoding diaminobutyrate--2-oxoglutarate transaminase produces the protein MTITPPALSVFESLESEVRSYCRSWPAVFDRAQGARLTDEDGHSYLDFFAGAGSLNYGHNNPVLKRALIDYIERDGITHGLDMATTAKRAFLETFENVILRPRDLPYKVMFPGPTGTNAVESALKLARKVKGRESVVSFTNAFHGMSLGSLAVTGNAFKRAGAGIPLVHGTPMPFDNYFDGQVPDFLWFERLLEDQGSGLNKPAAVIVETVQGEGGINVARAEWLRALQDLCHRQDMLLIVDDIQMGCGRTGGFFSFEEAGIVPDIVTLSKSISGYGLPMSLCLFKGELDVWEPGEHNGTFRGNNPAFVTAAATLDAYWADGQMEKQTLARGEQVEQTLLAICGEEETAQFRGRGLVWGLEFTDPERASAVCKRAFELGLLLETSGPQSEVVKLLPPLTVTPEELDEGLRTLARSVRETA, from the coding sequence GTGACCATCACCCCGCCCGCCCTGAGTGTCTTCGAGAGCCTTGAGTCGGAAGTACGCAGCTACTGCCGCAGCTGGCCCGCGGTCTTCGACCGTGCGCAGGGTGCCCGGCTCACGGACGAGGACGGCCACTCGTACCTGGACTTCTTCGCCGGTGCCGGTTCGCTGAACTACGGCCACAACAACCCGGTGCTGAAACGCGCGTTGATCGACTACATCGAGCGTGACGGCATCACGCACGGTCTGGACATGGCCACGACGGCGAAGCGGGCGTTCCTGGAGACGTTCGAGAACGTGATCCTGCGTCCGCGTGATCTGCCGTACAAGGTGATGTTCCCGGGTCCGACGGGCACGAACGCCGTGGAGTCGGCGCTGAAGCTGGCCCGTAAGGTCAAGGGCCGTGAGTCGGTGGTCTCGTTCACGAACGCCTTCCACGGCATGTCGCTGGGTTCGCTGGCGGTGACGGGCAACGCGTTCAAGCGGGCCGGTGCCGGTATCCCGCTGGTCCATGGCACGCCGATGCCGTTCGACAACTACTTCGACGGTCAGGTCCCGGACTTCCTGTGGTTCGAGCGGCTGCTGGAGGACCAGGGGTCGGGGCTGAACAAGCCGGCCGCGGTGATCGTGGAGACGGTGCAGGGCGAGGGCGGCATCAACGTGGCCCGCGCCGAGTGGCTGCGCGCGCTGCAGGATCTGTGCCACCGCCAGGACATGCTCCTGATCGTGGACGACATCCAGATGGGCTGTGGGCGGACCGGCGGTTTCTTCTCCTTCGAGGAGGCCGGGATCGTCCCGGACATCGTGACGCTGTCGAAGTCGATCAGCGGTTACGGTCTGCCGATGTCGCTGTGCCTGTTCAAGGGCGAGCTGGACGTCTGGGAGCCGGGCGAGCACAACGGGACCTTCCGGGGCAACAACCCGGCCTTCGTCACCGCCGCCGCCACGCTCGACGCGTACTGGGCCGACGGTCAGATGGAGAAGCAGACCCTGGCCCGCGGCGAACAGGTCGAGCAGACACTGCTGGCTATCTGCGGCGAGGAGGAGACCGCGCAGTTCCGCGGCCGCGGCCTGGTCTGGGGCCTGGAGTTCACCGACCCCGAGCGCGCGTCCGCCGTCTGCAAGCGCGCCTTCGAACTGGGCCTGCTGCTGGAGACCTCCGGCCCGCAGTCCGAGGTCGTGAAGCTGCTCCCGCCGCTGACCGTCACCCCCGAAGAGCTGGACGAGGGCCTGCGCACGCTGGCCCGGTCCGTCCGTGAGACCGCCTGA
- a CDS encoding VOC family protein, with product MTSLVQHITIDCADAYKLAGFWSEVLGSPMSDDDEPGDPEALVDSPRGALLFVTVPESKSIKNRIHLDLRPEGRTRDEEVERLLALGATPVGDHRKPNGRGWVTLADPEGNEFCVECSAGERAALTGTRLPVTADDVSLAVRLAADTLAGSPAQDWRVPAGGLTWDCWETVEHLSDDLFAYAVQLGPRRPPQDREVPYRYGSEREGGPGNSIFANPDAGVPGLLQTLEASGALLTAMVRTTPSDVRSHHVFGLSDPEGFAAMGIVETLVHTYDVAAGLSLSWAPPQDLCDRVLARLFPDAPDDEDRWTVLLWSTGRADLPGRHRVTSWKWHGAPLDR from the coding sequence ATGACCTCACTCGTACAGCACATCACCATCGACTGTGCCGACGCCTACAAGCTCGCCGGCTTCTGGTCCGAGGTGCTCGGCTCGCCGATGTCCGACGACGACGAGCCCGGTGATCCCGAAGCCCTCGTCGACTCGCCCCGGGGCGCGCTGCTCTTCGTCACGGTGCCCGAGTCCAAGAGCATCAAGAACCGGATCCATCTCGACCTGCGCCCCGAGGGCCGCACCCGGGACGAGGAGGTCGAGCGGCTGCTCGCCCTGGGGGCGACTCCGGTGGGCGACCACCGCAAGCCGAACGGCCGGGGCTGGGTGACGCTCGCCGACCCGGAGGGCAACGAGTTCTGCGTGGAGTGCAGTGCGGGGGAACGCGCCGCACTGACCGGTACACGGCTGCCCGTGACGGCCGACGACGTGTCGCTGGCGGTCCGGCTCGCGGCCGACACCCTCGCCGGGTCCCCCGCCCAGGACTGGCGGGTGCCTGCCGGTGGTCTGACGTGGGACTGCTGGGAGACCGTCGAGCACCTGAGCGACGACCTCTTCGCCTACGCCGTCCAGCTCGGCCCGCGCAGGCCGCCGCAGGACCGTGAGGTGCCCTACCGCTACGGGTCCGAACGCGAGGGCGGGCCCGGGAACTCGATCTTCGCGAACCCGGATGCGGGCGTTCCCGGGCTGCTCCAGACGCTGGAGGCGAGCGGGGCCCTGCTGACCGCGATGGTGCGGACGACCCCGTCGGACGTGCGCTCCCACCATGTGTTCGGGCTGTCCGACCCCGAGGGCTTCGCCGCGATGGGCATCGTGGAGACCCTCGTGCACACCTATGACGTCGCCGCCGGGCTGTCGCTTTCCTGGGCTCCGCCCCAGGACCTCTGCGACCGGGTACTGGCCCGGCTCTTCCCAGACGCCCCGGACGACGAGGACCGGTGGACCGTGCTGCTCTGGTCCACCGGCCGCGCCGATCTGCCGGGGCGCCACCGTGTCACCTCGTGGAAGTGGCACGGTGCGCCGCTGGACCGGTGA
- a CDS encoding MarR family winged helix-turn-helix transcriptional regulator, producing the protein MEQLTGTTLTDQAPADPAATDDALATQPVGYWSGLAHAAVTRHLRDAMARIDVTQPQYWVLNRVHGGPAAPTREEVVAQLTPLADGPQDISRVVDQLLHRGWLGEEGQRLVLSAEGEAARLRLRELMTGLRAEVHRGISDAEYVAALKVLRAMVANIEGRATA; encoded by the coding sequence ATGGAACAGCTGACCGGCACCACCCTCACCGATCAGGCGCCCGCTGACCCGGCGGCCACGGACGACGCACTGGCCACCCAGCCCGTCGGGTACTGGAGCGGGCTGGCCCACGCGGCCGTGACCCGCCATCTGCGGGACGCCATGGCCAGGATCGACGTGACCCAGCCGCAGTACTGGGTGCTCAACCGGGTGCACGGCGGGCCCGCAGCGCCCACCCGCGAGGAGGTCGTCGCCCAGCTCACCCCCCTCGCCGACGGACCGCAGGACATCTCCCGGGTCGTCGATCAGCTGCTCCACCGGGGCTGGCTCGGCGAGGAGGGGCAGCGCCTCGTCCTCAGTGCCGAGGGGGAGGCCGCCCGGCTGCGGCTGCGTGAGCTGATGACCGGCCTCCGCGCCGAGGTCCACCGAGGGATCAGCGACGCGGAGTACGTGGCCGCGCTGAAGGTGCTGCGGGCGATGGTGGCCAACATCGAGGGCCGGGCCACCGCCTGA